From a single Candidatus Schekmanbacteria bacterium genomic region:
- a CDS encoding radical SAM protein, producing MDKDLTYRQAVEKYPDVPKFTILKIDLYRRGLVYTDALKEKYGQYPGPTVLRDGTSVLTAAGECMNDHYTVDLFEDRLGIFYNGEFIEEADFCAKPSYVGKKTSQGTPMESVGMFRPQVINIWAYRYCHFWEGGNACKFCSINTFLKKRLSEREIALDPQDIKEIVAEAISEPGRFSTINITGGADPEGEEPFDSELNRYIKILQAVGENFSSRRFPSQLLACAYNKKQVKRLYDETGVLTYCADMEVWDRERFKWVCPAKEKYVGWDNWVRNLFDAVEIFGPGNVATNIVAGCEMVKPYGFETVDEALKSNLEGCEYLAKHGVSMMGLVFRPVKNSVFHKANQPTLEYYIRLARGMHDIRAAYGLSDNFDDYKHCGNHPDSDLSRVDF from the coding sequence ATGGATAAAGATTTAACTTACAGACAAGCGGTAGAGAAATATCCTGATGTGCCAAAGTTCACAATCCTGAAGATTGACCTTTACAGGAGAGGACTTGTCTATACCGATGCATTGAAAGAAAAATACGGGCAATATCCGGGCCCCACAGTGTTGAGAGACGGGACTTCTGTTCTCACTGCAGCGGGCGAGTGCATGAATGACCATTACACGGTCGACCTTTTCGAAGACAGACTTGGAATCTTTTACAATGGCGAGTTTATAGAAGAGGCGGATTTTTGCGCCAAGCCGTCATATGTTGGGAAAAAGACGAGCCAGGGAACTCCCATGGAAAGTGTCGGGATGTTCAGGCCGCAGGTTATAAATATATGGGCATACAGGTACTGCCACTTCTGGGAAGGAGGCAATGCCTGCAAATTCTGTTCCATCAACACCTTTCTCAAAAAAAGACTCTCCGAGAGGGAGATAGCCCTTGATCCGCAGGATATAAAGGAGATAGTCGCAGAAGCTATAAGCGAGCCGGGAAGATTCTCTACAATAAATATAACAGGTGGAGCTGACCCGGAGGGAGAGGAACCATTCGATTCAGAGCTCAACCGCTATATTAAAATCCTTCAGGCAGTTGGAGAAAATTTCTCTTCGAGAAGGTTTCCAAGCCAGCTTTTGGCTTGCGCCTATAACAAAAAGCAGGTGAAACGGCTTTATGATGAGACAGGTGTCCTTACATATTGCGCTGATATGGAAGTGTGGGACAGGGAGCGTTTCAAGTGGGTCTGTCCGGCAAAGGAAAAATATGTAGGATGGGATAACTGGGTGAGGAACCTTTTTGATGCTGTCGAGATATTCGGTCCGGGAAATGTGGCAACAAACATCGTGGCAGGATGCGAGATGGTAAAACCCTATGGTTTTGAGACTGTTGATGAGGCTTTAAAGTCGAATCTTGAAGGTTGCGAGTATCTTGCAAAGCACGGAGTATCAATGATGGGGCTTGTTTTCAGACCTGTTAAGAATTCCGTGTTCCACAAGGCAAATCAGCCCACGTTAGAGTATTATATCCGTCTTGCACGCGGAATGCATGATATCCGCGCAGCCTATGGACTTAGCGATAACTTCGATGATTACAAGCATTGCGGCAATCATCCTGACAGTGATTTAAGCAGGGTTGACTTCTGA
- a CDS encoding pyridoxamine 5'-phosphate oxidase family protein: MKAKSNSIVMTEEEIDAFLSEQRVGTLCLGDGQSSYGVPLAYFYGDKVIYLTLGPGGRKSGYVEKNKNVCFAVHWLDPDYGKGKRSWKSVICDGTLERVTNPDEIVGAGRAAEKHMGMPQGAFDPILQMTLKNPAASNFWRINITKRGGKGVVDFEETFEEE, translated from the coding sequence ATGAAAGCAAAAAGCAACTCAATAGTCATGACAGAAGAAGAGATTGATGCGTTCTTGAGTGAGCAGAGAGTCGGCACACTATGCCTTGGTGACGGACAGTCATCATATGGTGTTCCGCTTGCATACTTTTACGGCGACAAGGTCATTTATCTCACGCTTGGACCTGGCGGAAGGAAGTCAGGTTACGTTGAGAAAAACAAGAACGTATGCTTCGCCGTACATTGGTTGGATCCAGATTACGGCAAAGGTAAGCGCTCATGGAAGTCTGTTATATGCGATGGAACACTTGAGAGGGTCACAAACCCTGATGAGATCGTCGGGGCCGGACGGGCAGCAGAAAAACACATGGGAATGCCGCAGGGAGCATTCGACCCCATACTTCAGATGACGCTCAAAAACCCGGCAGCATCTAATTTCTGGAGAATAAACATCACAAAACGCGGCGGCAAAGGTGTGGTAGATTTCGAAGAAACATTCGAAGAAGAATAA
- a CDS encoding TonB-dependent receptor, with protein sequence MAYRFSQKAPCYFLVIIFVFALSIFIHKPAYSAEQGIVKGIVTDKSSKAPLPGIAITVEGTNILEFTNEKGEYQIRLAPGTYKLRAELLGYNPAEALGVIVVDGETNQVNFTLAQAGVVEGEETVVTGERQDVPLSKTTASVAIVGAKDIEKLGAVTNASDLIKNTPGVQVESGGSEFAKTIKIRGRTIAPPSVNSAGILLLVDGVPANDPASGYANMYQIPSENIEKIEVLKGASSAQYGGQASAGVINIITKKGQRIPVTKASMEFGTYQRRSKAEDELYENYTFYHSWGNKYFDYAFSGSYSHLSGITSAEKSVVATAQRLYGEKHPGTRLPDGSKKFSDRIETPFMTGADLNELMDVGDHDKGEKYSAELNLGINLFKGNALRISPSYLNTNFFLGFSPGSKALESPTDTFLQFFLNVINKREAFNVSDKWEITPNLTYNFRMGLTKNTGGAVFITVGDFVKYNKEAKASGKKDHYVTLNGVSPFNPLPGITVDRALTLANDISYKFDIFDGNVLTVGQEYQWAKSQTPPDLILYNKPTVKHNIHSLFLQDLLTVKDFSLSVGGRWDQATTFIENFDDEFSPRFGINYSINPGTSLRFSVGRARRFEDFARQNGLGQSNGRLWGNPTIGPEVNWTYELGFRFATKYISGDIAYFYDDYAGLEIPVPLSAIGYGKANGDPRVIKYSREVLGVSKAQLSKFNINTTNPRAGTFINGPDAVFQGFDVSVDVKPIENWDISVSYLFQRAVSGNNNPFDFGQGKAQAIWVASDGKSLGPKFQDEMRIAYMPTHIFKVSSDYTMPFGLRLDISGRYKSTTDFFSGSYATGIFRQPEHWIWDYKMTQPLFNGKLNVSFSIDNVFSKLYYEQGGIPSNVARYVIGFAANF encoded by the coding sequence ATGGCTTATCGTTTTTCACAAAAAGCACCATGCTATTTTCTCGTAATAATCTTTGTCTTTGCACTGAGCATCTTTATTCATAAGCCTGCTTATTCCGCTGAACAGGGAATTGTGAAGGGAATAGTTACTGATAAGAGCAGCAAAGCGCCTCTGCCCGGTATAGCTATAACAGTGGAAGGTACGAACATTTTGGAATTTACCAATGAAAAGGGAGAATATCAGATACGACTTGCTCCTGGGACTTATAAGTTAAGGGCTGAACTTCTTGGATATAATCCTGCTGAGGCTTTGGGAGTCATAGTCGTAGACGGGGAAACTAATCAGGTCAACTTCACCTTGGCTCAGGCAGGTGTCGTTGAAGGAGAGGAAACTGTAGTCACAGGAGAAAGGCAGGATGTCCCTCTTTCAAAGACGACGGCATCGGTAGCTATCGTTGGAGCAAAAGACATAGAAAAACTCGGTGCAGTTACAAATGCTTCAGATTTGATAAAAAATACACCTGGTGTTCAGGTTGAAAGCGGCGGATCGGAATTTGCCAAGACAATCAAGATAAGGGGGAGAACCATTGCTCCTCCCAGCGTTAATTCAGCAGGCATACTTCTCCTTGTTGACGGTGTTCCTGCAAACGACCCTGCTTCAGGGTATGCAAACATGTATCAGATACCTTCTGAAAATATAGAGAAGATAGAAGTCCTGAAGGGCGCTTCATCTGCGCAATATGGCGGACAGGCGTCAGCAGGAGTAATAAACATCATAACAAAAAAAGGACAAAGGATACCTGTCACAAAAGCGTCTATGGAGTTTGGCACATACCAGAGAAGGAGCAAAGCTGAAGACGAGCTTTATGAGAATTATACTTTTTACCATAGCTGGGGGAATAAGTATTTTGATTATGCTTTTAGCGGCTCGTATTCTCATCTCTCAGGTATAACATCAGCAGAAAAATCCGTGGTTGCTACTGCACAGCGTTTATATGGAGAGAAACACCCGGGAACAAGGCTCCCGGATGGCAGCAAGAAATTTTCTGACCGTATAGAAACTCCTTTCATGACTGGAGCTGACCTTAATGAACTGATGGATGTGGGTGACCATGACAAGGGAGAAAAGTATTCTGCAGAGTTAAACCTCGGGATCAATCTTTTCAAGGGGAATGCGCTTAGAATAAGCCCGTCATATTTAAACACTAACTTTTTCCTGGGTTTTTCTCCCGGGAGTAAAGCTCTTGAAAGCCCGACAGATACATTCCTTCAATTCTTTCTTAATGTCATTAACAAGAGAGAGGCTTTCAATGTCTCGGATAAGTGGGAAATAACGCCAAACCTCACTTATAATTTCAGGATGGGATTGACAAAAAACACCGGAGGTGCAGTTTTCATAACCGTAGGTGATTTTGTTAAATATAATAAAGAGGCGAAAGCATCAGGGAAAAAAGACCATTATGTGACGTTAAACGGGGTAAGTCCTTTCAATCCGCTCCCAGGGATTACCGTTGACAGAGCTCTGACGTTAGCCAATGATATTTCTTATAAATTTGATATATTTGATGGCAATGTTCTTACGGTAGGGCAGGAATATCAGTGGGCAAAGAGCCAGACTCCGCCTGACCTGATTTTGTATAACAAACCTACTGTTAAACATAATATCCATTCACTTTTCTTACAGGATCTTTTGACTGTTAAGGATTTCAGCTTATCTGTAGGAGGAAGATGGGACCAGGCAACTACATTTATAGAGAACTTTGATGATGAGTTTTCTCCCAGGTTTGGAATAAATTATTCCATAAACCCAGGGACAAGCCTTCGTTTTTCAGTAGGCCGGGCAAGAAGGTTTGAAGACTTCGCGCGGCAGAATGGACTTGGACAGTCAAACGGAAGGCTTTGGGGTAACCCGACAATCGGTCCTGAGGTAAACTGGACATATGAATTGGGGTTCAGATTTGCCACTAAATACATAAGCGGAGACATTGCATATTTTTATGATGATTATGCAGGGCTTGAAATCCCAGTGCCCCTTTCAGCCATCGGATATGGGAAGGCAAATGGAGATCCCAGGGTCATTAAATATAGCAGAGAAGTCCTCGGTGTTTCGAAGGCTCAGCTTTCGAAATTTAACATTAACACAACCAACCCAAGGGCAGGGACATTCATTAACGGTCCTGATGCGGTATTCCAGGGATTTGATGTGAGCGTTGATGTGAAACCGATAGAGAACTGGGATATTTCGGTTTCTTATCTTTTCCAGAGGGCTGTGTCCGGCAATAACAATCCTTTTGATTTCGGTCAGGGAAAAGCGCAGGCAATCTGGGTCGCAAGTGACGGCAAGTCGCTGGGACCGAAATTTCAGGATGAGATGAGAATAGCTTATATGCCGACGCATATCTTCAAAGTTTCTTCAGATTATACCATGCCTTTCGGACTGAGGTTAGATATCTCAGGCAGGTATAAAAGCACTACGGATTTTTTCTCAGGCTCATATGCAACCGGAATATTCCGTCAGCCTGAGCACTGGATTTGGGATTACAAAATGACACAGCCGTTGTTTAACGGAAAATTGAATGTCTCCTTCTCGATTGATAATGTCTTCAGCAAGCTTTACTACGAGCAGGGGGGTATTCCGTCAAATGTCGCAAGGTATGTGATAGGATTTGCAGCTAATTTCTAA
- a CDS encoding MFS transporter: protein MAKLNDGQNPARTFAGIVIPPELKTYHYYNLYFASLLVACLITLPAVVQPAFLKDVINIPKEQSGSINSGLQNMGQIAWLLFTGAAGILSDKVGRRRLVIAGFLISGIFYVLFGYTKDICLLMGVEGLGGQIVATYVIRFLIGIGIILTFPQIGTMCADYSYPPDRGKAMAYQGITISIGSMIVFGGLTQVAKSAGLMSLFYIAGAACLIGILISVFGLVDRMPKEKASKISMKELYKIVTKSIPLKVSYVVTVILRVDILIIATYIIVWMVYAADKMGMSPVKATASGGIMLLIMSVVTLFAWPPIGILLDKWGRTPVILLSIASTSLGYFLIAATENPFSLPMYFYLSLIGIGFSAATTGASALTADASPKHLLGSIMGGMNALQSIGTLVFLQAGGIMLDEFGYWSPFLMKGIVNTACGVWVLKVRKGIPFTPKQESMPAR from the coding sequence ATGGCAAAATTGAATGATGGACAAAATCCAGCGAGAACATTTGCCGGAATTGTAATCCCCCCTGAGCTTAAGACTTATCACTACTATAATTTATACTTCGCATCCTTGCTAGTCGCATGCCTTATAACCCTTCCTGCTGTGGTACAGCCTGCATTTTTAAAAGACGTAATAAATATTCCAAAAGAGCAGTCCGGCTCCATCAACTCCGGGCTTCAGAACATGGGACAGATCGCATGGCTTCTTTTTACAGGCGCGGCAGGAATACTTTCAGACAAGGTTGGACGGCGCAGGCTTGTAATCGCCGGATTTCTGATAAGCGGGATCTTCTATGTATTGTTCGGCTACACAAAGGATATCTGCCTTCTCATGGGAGTTGAAGGCTTGGGAGGACAGATTGTTGCAACTTATGTCATAAGGTTCCTCATCGGAATCGGCATAATACTCACCTTCCCGCAGATCGGCACCATGTGCGCCGATTATTCCTACCCTCCTGACAGGGGCAAGGCGATGGCTTATCAGGGGATCACCATAAGCATAGGTTCAATGATAGTTTTCGGAGGACTGACACAGGTTGCAAAAAGTGCAGGGCTTATGAGCCTTTTTTATATTGCAGGTGCGGCATGTTTAATTGGAATTCTTATTTCCGTTTTCGGGCTCGTTGACCGCATGCCGAAAGAAAAGGCGTCTAAGATAAGCATGAAAGAATTATACAAGATAGTCACAAAGAGCATCCCTCTTAAAGTAAGCTATGTGGTGACCGTAATCTTAAGGGTAGACATACTAATAATCGCAACATACATCATTGTATGGATGGTTTATGCGGCAGATAAAATGGGAATGAGCCCCGTGAAGGCTACGGCAAGCGGAGGGATAATGCTTCTCATCATGTCAGTAGTAACGCTTTTTGCATGGCCTCCAATCGGCATATTACTCGACAAGTGGGGAAGAACTCCTGTCATCCTCCTTTCCATTGCTTCAACATCACTTGGTTATTTTCTTATCGCGGCTACTGAAAATCCATTTTCGCTGCCAATGTATTTTTATCTGTCATTGATAGGAATAGGTTTTTCCGCCGCAACAACTGGGGCAAGCGCGCTTACCGCTGATGCTTCGCCAAAGCATCTTCTTGGAAGCATCATGGGAGGGATGAATGCCCTTCAATCAATCGGCACTCTTGTTTTCCTTCAGGCAGGAGGAATCATGCTTGATGAGTTCGGCTACTGGAGCCCTTTCCTGATGAAAGGCATAGTCAATACTGCCTGCGGAGTCTGGGTTTTGAAAGTAAGGAAAGGGATCCCTTTTACACCTAAACAGGAATCAATGCCCGCAAGATGA
- a CDS encoding nitroreductase, which yields MDFIETIKSRRSIRAFKPEPPSKAVIKECLDAAIWAPSGSNHQPWEFIVVAGPELDRIRDIVEEKFIFRMKEVDAFSDVPDFCQERQEELFEVMGEAAEKSGFGGGDFFQKIMRFFDAPVGVFFVTFKRKDNLFTVSAVPAVENFLLAAHAKGLGACWLGIAAICAEDIRAYLGLPENREIIAPIALGYPDENSPINKFTRTRTPADKLTTWIGF from the coding sequence ATGGACTTTATCGAAACCATAAAATCAAGAAGAAGCATAAGGGCTTTCAAACCTGAACCTCCTTCAAAGGCTGTAATAAAAGAATGCCTCGATGCTGCCATCTGGGCGCCGAGCGGGTCTAACCATCAGCCATGGGAATTTATAGTAGTTGCTGGTCCCGAGCTGGACAGGATAAGGGATATTGTCGAGGAAAAGTTCATTTTCAGAATGAAGGAAGTGGACGCCTTCAGCGATGTTCCCGACTTCTGCCAGGAACGACAGGAGGAGCTATTCGAAGTGATGGGTGAAGCGGCGGAGAAATCCGGATTTGGAGGCGGAGATTTTTTTCAGAAGATCATGAGATTCTTTGATGCACCTGTTGGTGTGTTTTTTGTAACATTTAAAAGAAAAGACAATCTTTTCACCGTCAGCGCTGTTCCTGCCGTAGAGAATTTCCTGCTCGCCGCCCATGCCAAGGGCCTTGGTGCGTGCTGGCTCGGGATCGCAGCTATATGCGCTGAGGACATAAGAGCTTATCTAGGGCTTCCTGAGAACAGGGAGATAATCGCTCCCATCGCATTGGGTTACCCTGATGAGAACTCACCTATCAATAAATTCACAAGGACTCGCACACCTGCTGATAAACTTACTACCTGGATTGGGTTTTAA
- a CDS encoding type II toxin-antitoxin system HicB family antitoxin, producing the protein MEKFKLTAVIWEEEVAFVSKCPELGVASCGATPREALSNLKEAVELYIDNAKAIGLLKEIKATLKTKEKYTSTFEVAFR; encoded by the coding sequence ATGGAAAAATTTAAACTTACTGCCGTAATCTGGGAAGAAGAAGTAGCTTTTGTTTCGAAATGTCCGGAACTTGGTGTTGCATCATGCGGCGCCACTCCACGGGAAGCACTATCAAATCTAAAAGAAGCAGTAGAACTCTATATTGATAATGCAAAAGCTATAGGGCTTTTAAAAGAAATCAAAGCAACTTTAAAAACAAAGGAAAAGTATACTTCAACTTTTGAAGTTGCTTTCAGATGA
- a CDS encoding PEP-CTERM sorting domain-containing protein (PEP-CTERM proteins occur, often in large numbers, in the proteomes of bacteria that also encode an exosortase, a predicted intramembrane cysteine proteinase. The presence of a PEP-CTERM domain at a protein's C-terminus predicts cleavage within the sorting domain, followed by covalent anchoring to some some component of the (usually Gram-negative) cell surface. Many PEP-CTERM proteins exhibit an unusual sequence composition that includes large numbers of potential glycosylation sites. Expression of one such protein has been shown restore the ability of a bacterium to form floc, a type of biofilm.), translated as MKTFRPVEKKLCIALFFIFFFSFNLFPLVVSTCNADTVYVKFENLTDALKKSIKEKLQAQFDKEFGVGVIKVTDDPKEKADRSVNFRNFKGKNWGNTGDGENVNVNVTTFKDNPAFNTDEKLVNGLVECAAHEVGHTYSANHNRKKDENVDKMTDGVNVSAEKRAKGERSYNEGDITKMKENFGKKHKPVAKGKKDVSVYDFMEGTEETNLPEEDNNVDAAITVEGTLAEYFNLGWYSDNGLGGYDFVIKWMPEFQDEVVTIFDGDTIHFGLQGIEGTAWEGMDFDIGTYGDIQYSDPFYNPKYDTYVFRFLSLSWDIDMDGIVDETVTLNTAFYDSESKNGFLPTPEPSSFLMMGTGLVLALLFGKRHITKKS; from the coding sequence ATGAAGACCTTTAGACCAGTTGAAAAAAAATTATGTATAGCTTTGTTTTTCATTTTTTTCTTTTCATTCAATTTATTTCCCTTAGTTGTTTCAACCTGTAATGCAGATACAGTTTATGTGAAATTTGAAAATTTAACTGATGCACTTAAGAAATCCATTAAGGAGAAACTTCAGGCTCAGTTTGATAAAGAGTTTGGAGTCGGGGTAATCAAAGTGACTGATGATCCCAAGGAGAAAGCTGACAGAAGTGTTAACTTCAGAAATTTTAAGGGCAAAAATTGGGGAAACACCGGCGACGGGGAAAATGTAAATGTTAATGTAACAACTTTTAAGGATAATCCTGCATTCAATACGGATGAGAAACTGGTAAATGGATTGGTTGAATGTGCTGCACATGAAGTCGGTCATACTTATAGCGCTAATCATAATCGCAAGAAAGATGAAAATGTTGATAAGATGACTGATGGTGTGAATGTATCTGCTGAAAAGCGCGCAAAAGGGGAACGGAGCTACAATGAAGGTGATATAACAAAAATGAAGGAAAACTTCGGCAAAAAACATAAACCAGTAGCTAAAGGAAAAAAAGATGTCTCAGTGTATGATTTCATGGAGGGCACAGAGGAGACAAATCTTCCCGAAGAGGACAACAATGTAGATGCAGCTATAACTGTTGAAGGAACATTGGCGGAATATTTTAATCTTGGGTGGTATTCGGACAATGGGCTTGGGGGCTATGATTTTGTAATTAAATGGATGCCTGAGTTTCAGGATGAAGTTGTTACTATCTTTGACGGAGACACAATACACTTTGGTCTTCAGGGAATTGAAGGCACTGCATGGGAAGGGATGGATTTTGACATCGGGACATATGGCGATATCCAATACAGTGATCCCTTTTATAATCCCAAGTATGACACATATGTTTTTCGCTTCCTTTCCTTAAGCTGGGATATAGATATGGATGGAATAGTTGACGAGACAGTAACCCTTAATACAGCGTTTTATGACTCAGAATCTAAAAACGGTTTTCTGCCTACACCGGAACCTTCCTCGTTTCTTATGATGGGGACCGGTTTGGTGCTAGCGCTCTTATTTGGGAAAAGGCACATAACAAAGAAAAGTTAG
- the mtgA gene encoding monofunctional biosynthetic peptidoglycan transglycosylase, with the protein MKLIKKIWRFFWKIIFWLVIISLIPVIAYRWIPVPVTPLMLIRCAEQVKSGGHLTLKKEWTPISRISKNLQHAVIVSEDQNFLKHNGFDFDAIEKAVKYNENHERKRGASTISQQTAKNVFLWPGRSWPRKGLEAYFTFLIEICWSKERILEVYLNVIETGNGIYGAEAASQLYFSKSVEELTKAESALIAASLPNPRKYSVSNPGPYMRSRAAWIAGHI; encoded by the coding sequence ATAAAACTGATTAAAAAAATCTGGCGGTTTTTCTGGAAAATTATTTTCTGGCTTGTCATCATAAGCCTGATACCTGTAATCGCTTACAGGTGGATTCCTGTCCCTGTCACGCCTTTGATGCTTATAAGGTGCGCAGAGCAGGTAAAATCAGGCGGGCATCTTACCCTGAAAAAAGAATGGACTCCCATAAGCAGGATTTCAAAAAACCTTCAACATGCTGTCATCGTTTCAGAAGACCAGAATTTCCTAAAACACAATGGGTTTGACTTTGATGCAATAGAAAAGGCGGTAAAATACAATGAAAACCATGAAAGAAAGCGCGGTGCAAGCACTATAAGCCAGCAGACCGCAAAAAATGTTTTTCTCTGGCCAGGCAGAAGCTGGCCTCGCAAAGGACTTGAAGCATATTTTACTTTCCTCATTGAAATATGCTGGAGCAAGGAGCGGATACTTGAAGTTTATCTCAACGTGATAGAAACCGGGAACGGCATCTACGGCGCCGAGGCTGCATCGCAGCTCTATTTTAGCAAATCTGTGGAAGAGCTCACTAAAGCCGAGTCTGCGCTTATTGCAGCCTCCCTTCCAAATCCACGGAAATATTCTGTCTCAAATCCCGGACCATACATGCGCTCGCGTGCGGCATGGATAGCAGGACACATATGA
- a CDS encoding coproporphyrinogen III oxidase: MSHLKEVDAYFEDLKNRTLSAFGEIDKAGKVDYRKWDTPLGLMEVRAFKGDVFEKAGVSYSALKVKHPKTGIAADVRVFEILTYMTNPKVPTAAISLRYRVNGGEMFMGCCDLSPAVIIDDDLKEFEDEMKKLSKKYGKDFAKMQERLCWLFTSQYSKKMVLGGKGIAYDIEAGGFDFFKESGDVFLATSLEIIKRRKDEPYTVAEKDKQLYGRGEWVQFNLMEDKGFVLGVQVGVPPEAMNFQTLPPLAKFCE, from the coding sequence ATGTCGCATTTAAAAGAGGTTGATGCATATTTTGAGGATCTGAAGAACAGGACGCTTTCTGCCTTCGGCGAGATTGATAAAGCTGGCAAAGTTGATTACAGAAAATGGGATACGCCGCTGGGATTGATGGAGGTGCGTGCTTTTAAGGGTGATGTGTTCGAGAAGGCCGGGGTCTCATATTCTGCATTGAAGGTCAAGCATCCAAAAACAGGTATAGCTGCGGATGTAAGGGTTTTTGAGATACTGACTTATATGACGAATCCAAAGGTACCTACAGCGGCGATAAGCCTCCGTTACAGAGTAAATGGCGGAGAGATGTTCATGGGGTGTTGCGATCTCTCGCCTGCGGTTATCATAGATGATGACCTTAAGGAGTTTGAAGATGAAATGAAAAAACTTTCCAAAAAGTACGGCAAGGATTTTGCGAAAATGCAGGAGAGGTTATGCTGGCTGTTTACCTCGCAGTATTCCAAAAAGATGGTCCTTGGAGGAAAAGGAATCGCCTATGATATTGAGGCAGGTGGGTTTGACTTTTTTAAGGAAAGCGGAGATGTCTTCCTCGCCACATCGCTTGAGATAATAAAAAGACGCAAGGATGAGCCTTACACTGTTGCTGAAAAGGACAAACAACTTTACGGACGCGGTGAATGGGTTCAGTTTAACCTCATGGAGGACAAGGGGTTTGTACTTGGGGTGCAGGTAGGGGTGCCGCCGGAGGCTATGAATTTCCAGACTTTACCACCGTTAGCTAAGTTCTGCGAGTAA
- a CDS encoding type II toxin-antitoxin system HicA family toxin encodes MTKLPVISSDKLIKILQKSGFTYAPKRGKGSHVALFKTDLKGIKRLVIIPKRSNIPRGTLLSIIDQSGISKEEFIELIKK; translated from the coding sequence ATGACAAAACTCCCGGTTATTTCTTCAGATAAACTTATAAAGATTCTTCAAAAGTCCGGATTTACCTATGCTCCCAAAAGGGGTAAAGGTAGCCACGTTGCTTTATTCAAAACTGATTTAAAGGGAATTAAAAGGTTGGTAATCATACCCAAAAGAAGCAATATCCCTCGTGGGACATTGCTTTCAATTATTGATCAGTCAGGCATAAGCAAAGAAGAATTCATCGAACTTATAAAAAAATGA
- a CDS encoding amidohydrolase, producing the protein MIVDIHNHITPKGHPFHLPVEEYLKNMDELKIDKTVILGKDYGKMGDRQNANLTDEQVSEFVSAHPDRFIGFTAVHPDREIKANVERLERAVELGLKGIKINPHAGFYPNDSRLYPVYEKAEELELPLMCHTGIKAPAEGTRVKYNNPVYLDDVVVDFPDLTVIISHGGYPWVEEAIMVGLFAENVYVEISTLNQLEQSMGFEVVTPTLKKLTASLGAHRVLFGSDGIFNQEALMNSVKNADFLSERDKGNILGETAKKIFKI; encoded by the coding sequence ATGATTGTTGACATTCATAACCATATCACACCCAAAGGGCATCCCTTCCATCTTCCTGTTGAAGAGTACCTGAAGAACATGGATGAACTTAAGATAGACAAGACAGTCATACTTGGGAAAGACTATGGAAAGATGGGTGACAGACAAAATGCCAACCTCACCGATGAACAGGTTTCAGAATTCGTTTCAGCACACCCTGACCGTTTCATTGGTTTTACTGCCGTCCATCCTGACAGGGAGATAAAGGCAAACGTCGAGAGGCTTGAACGTGCAGTCGAACTGGGGCTCAAAGGTATTAAGATAAATCCCCATGCAGGATTCTACCCGAATGACAGCAGGCTCTATCCGGTATATGAGAAAGCTGAAGAGCTCGAGCTCCCTTTAATGTGCCACACCGGAATAAAGGCGCCTGCAGAAGGAACAAGAGTAAAATATAACAACCCTGTTTATCTTGATGATGTTGTCGTGGATTTTCCTGATTTAACCGTAATAATCTCACATGGCGGATACCCATGGGTTGAAGAAGCAATAATGGTGGGTCTTTTCGCAGAGAATGTCTATGTGGAGATATCAACCCTTAATCAGCTCGAGCAGTCAATGGGGTTCGAAGTTGTAACACCAACGCTTAAGAAGCTTACTGCATCGCTTGGAGCGCACCGCGTATTGTTCGGCTCGGACGGGATATTCAATCAGGAAGCTTTGATGAACAGCGTTAAAAATGCTGATTTCCTCTCAGAGCGCGACAAGGGAAACATACTGGGTGAAACCGCAAAGAAGATTTTCAAGATTTAG